Proteins encoded within one genomic window of Bradyrhizobium sp. 186:
- a CDS encoding alpha/beta hydrolase produces the protein MATANPSISESAIEQITADRGPHYEPFGWHHWPEYPWLAYQFRRALGETQEGGGSVSEVMQAGSRMIPGDLESWHAEWTRIADRNWGRGLAEEKSGHVRTAMNCFLRAADYYRQAEFHLEPDDPRRLPTFEKMEACSHKFIGHLNPPGEVVEIPYEPGKPICGYFIRAPFPGDKLPVLICMGGLDSIKDEMWFMQAHGCLQRGISVLMIDGPGQGGTLRRHKIVTRADSEVPIGKYIDWLEQRPDVDESRIAVCGSSLGGYYAARAACYEPRLAAAISHGAIWSVYDMWGTKGDDFGLAMHIRWVFGAKTMAEAHALMKPFTLKGHLEHMACPYLELHGGHDVLTVTAARSTYDYARAHGVDATMRVLDPEETGAEHCQHDNPTIGQEVLADWLADRFGIDQRALLRTSINPLI, from the coding sequence ATGGCGACAGCGAATCCCAGCATCAGCGAAAGCGCCATCGAGCAGATCACCGCTGATCGCGGTCCGCACTACGAGCCGTTCGGCTGGCATCATTGGCCGGAGTATCCCTGGCTCGCCTACCAATTTCGCCGGGCGCTCGGTGAGACCCAGGAAGGGGGCGGCAGCGTCAGCGAGGTGATGCAGGCGGGATCGCGGATGATTCCGGGCGATCTGGAAAGCTGGCACGCCGAGTGGACGCGGATTGCCGACCGCAACTGGGGGCGCGGGCTCGCCGAAGAGAAGTCAGGCCACGTCCGCACCGCGATGAACTGCTTCCTGCGCGCGGCAGACTATTACCGACAGGCCGAATTCCATCTTGAGCCCGACGATCCGCGCCGGCTTCCCACTTTCGAAAAGATGGAAGCCTGCTCGCACAAGTTCATCGGTCACCTCAATCCGCCCGGCGAGGTGGTCGAGATTCCTTACGAGCCGGGCAAGCCGATCTGCGGCTATTTCATTCGCGCGCCGTTTCCCGGCGATAAACTGCCGGTGCTGATCTGCATGGGCGGGCTCGATTCCATCAAGGACGAGATGTGGTTCATGCAGGCCCATGGCTGCCTGCAGCGCGGCATCTCGGTGCTGATGATCGACGGGCCTGGACAGGGCGGCACGCTGCGTCGCCACAAGATCGTCACCCGCGCGGATAGCGAAGTACCAATCGGCAAATACATCGACTGGCTCGAACAGCGTCCCGACGTTGATGAGTCGCGCATCGCCGTGTGCGGATCGAGCCTCGGAGGCTATTACGCGGCGCGCGCCGCGTGTTACGAGCCACGCTTGGCGGCAGCTATTTCGCATGGCGCGATTTGGTCGGTATACGACATGTGGGGCACCAAGGGCGACGACTTCGGTCTTGCCATGCATATCCGCTGGGTGTTCGGCGCGAAAACGATGGCCGAAGCACACGCGCTGATGAAGCCGTTCACGCTGAAGGGGCATCTCGAACACATGGCTTGTCCCTATCTGGAACTGCACGGCGGCCACGATGTGCTGACGGTGACCGCGGCGCGCAGCACCTACGATTATGCCAGGGCGCACGGCGTTGACGCGACGATGCGGGTGCTCGACCCCGAGGAAACCGGCGCCGAGCACTGCCAGCATGACAATCCAACCATCGGCCAGGAAGTGCTGGCCGATTGGCTCGCCGATCGTTTTGGAATCGATCAGCGTGCTTTGTTGAGAACATCCATCAATCCCTTGATATGA
- a CDS encoding fumarylacetoacetate hydrolase family protein, translating to MSAGVQRVLPAIPATEVPVVGSGFFPVRRVYCVGRNYVDHIREMKEADERDPPFFFQKPRDAVVPDGAQVPYPPFTSDFQFEVELVIAIGRGGRDIAVADGRDHIWGYAVGIDLTRRDRQRDARDQRLPWEVGKSFDASAPCGTIAPARDARHFKGSIITLSVNGTERQRGDIGQMIWSVPEVIAQLSKQVTLGAGDLIYTGTPAGVGPVVPGDLIAAHIDGLPSLTITIAALEA from the coding sequence ATGAGCGCGGGGGTTCAGCGCGTGCTGCCTGCGATCCCGGCCACCGAGGTGCCGGTCGTCGGCAGCGGCTTCTTTCCCGTTCGCCGGGTCTATTGCGTCGGCCGCAACTATGTCGACCACATTCGCGAGATGAAGGAAGCCGACGAACGCGATCCGCCGTTCTTCTTCCAGAAGCCGCGCGATGCCGTGGTGCCCGATGGCGCGCAGGTGCCCTATCCGCCGTTCACCTCCGATTTTCAGTTCGAGGTGGAACTGGTGATCGCGATCGGCCGCGGCGGGCGTGACATTGCCGTTGCCGACGGGCGCGATCATATCTGGGGCTATGCCGTCGGCATCGATTTGACGCGGCGCGATCGTCAGCGTGACGCGCGTGATCAGCGTCTGCCGTGGGAAGTCGGCAAGAGCTTCGACGCCTCTGCGCCGTGCGGCACCATCGCGCCGGCGCGCGATGCGCGGCATTTCAAGGGCAGCATCATCACGCTTTCGGTGAACGGCACCGAGCGTCAGCGTGGCGATATCGGGCAGATGATCTGGAGCGTGCCCGAGGTGATCGCGCAACTGTCGAAGCAAGTCACGCTCGGCGCAGGCGATCTGATTTATACTGGCACCCCGGCGGGAGTCGGTCCCGTTGTGCCGGGCGATCTGATTGCCGCCCATATCGACGGGTTGCCTTCGCTTACCATCACCATCGCTGCACTCGAGGCATGA
- a CDS encoding polysaccharide deacetylase family protein yields MTGPMIPRDRCDYSAIVDRPALKLPGGARIVIWTIVNLEVWDIGKPMARQVLPAPTGIPLLPDVPNWSWHEYGMRVGVWRFFDLYKKLGIAPTLSINARVCEDYPRVAQQAKDAGWEFMGHAYEQGPIHKEPDQKAMIDRSMGVIEKFTGKRPFGWLGPGLTQTLETPEYLAEAGVKYIGDWVYDDEPTVIRTAKGPLVTLPYTAELNDIPMMMVQHHESDHMLKRAIDSFDRLYEESTDRPKILSLAIHPYISGQPFRIKYLEAIYDYVNKFECVVHWNGEQILDWYNGQIAVQPGSRA; encoded by the coding sequence ATGACCGGCCCCATGATCCCGCGCGACCGCTGCGACTATTCCGCCATTGTCGACCGTCCGGCGCTGAAGCTGCCGGGCGGCGCCCGCATCGTGATCTGGACCATTGTCAATCTCGAGGTCTGGGACATCGGTAAGCCGATGGCACGACAGGTACTGCCGGCGCCAACCGGCATTCCGCTGCTGCCGGATGTGCCGAACTGGAGCTGGCATGAATACGGCATGCGCGTCGGCGTGTGGCGTTTCTTCGATCTCTACAAGAAACTTGGAATCGCGCCGACCCTCTCGATTAATGCGCGAGTCTGCGAGGATTATCCGCGCGTTGCTCAACAGGCCAAAGACGCCGGTTGGGAATTCATGGGCCACGCCTATGAGCAGGGGCCGATCCACAAGGAGCCGGACCAGAAGGCAATGATCGATCGCTCGATGGGCGTGATCGAAAAATTCACCGGCAAGCGGCCGTTTGGCTGGCTCGGACCCGGCCTGACCCAGACGCTGGAGACCCCCGAATATCTCGCTGAAGCCGGCGTCAAATATATCGGCGACTGGGTCTATGACGACGAGCCGACCGTGATCCGTACCGCCAAAGGGCCGCTGGTGACGCTGCCCTATACGGCAGAGTTGAACGACATTCCGATGATGATGGTGCAACATCACGAGAGCGATCATATGCTCAAGCGCGCTATCGACAGCTTCGACCGGCTGTATGAGGAGAGCACGGATCGACCGAAAATCCTATCGCTCGCGATCCACCCTTACATCAGCGGACAGCCGTTCAGGATCAAGTATCTTGAGGCGATCTACGACTACGTGAACAAGTTCGAGTGCGTCGTGCACTGGAATGGCGAGCAGATTCTCGATTGGTACAACGGGCAGATCGCCGTGCAGCCGGGATCGAGGGCATGA
- a CDS encoding cysteine hydrolase: MNLGVDHPRAAVVAIDLHRGHLDMAVATMPTAPEVATRIIAANKRLFDWCRSVDIPIVHQVTSYRDADEIRANPFWRTRAEDPIATRKNVMRHNIIDGPGCTVMPQLLDSRDFIVDTKKRYDCFLGTDLDFLLRSHGINTLLITGVNTNSCVLATTTAANVRDYAVIVVEDCIDSMDGPDLHAAGLDCIKTAFGFVMDTDAVIALDGLVPRRTSAA, from the coding sequence ATGAATCTCGGAGTCGATCATCCCAGGGCCGCTGTGGTCGCGATCGACCTGCATCGCGGTCATCTCGATATGGCGGTGGCGACCATGCCGACCGCGCCCGAGGTCGCGACCCGCATCATCGCCGCCAACAAGCGGCTGTTCGACTGGTGCCGCAGCGTCGATATTCCGATCGTCCATCAGGTGACGTCCTATCGCGACGCCGACGAAATCCGCGCCAATCCGTTCTGGCGCACCCGGGCCGAGGACCCGATCGCCACCCGCAAGAACGTGATGCGTCACAACATCATCGATGGACCCGGCTGCACGGTGATGCCGCAGCTGCTAGATTCCCGTGATTTCATCGTCGACACCAAGAAACGGTACGACTGTTTCCTCGGCACCGATCTCGATTTCCTGCTGCGCTCGCACGGCATTAACACCCTTCTGATCACCGGCGTGAATACCAATTCCTGTGTGTTGGCCACTACGACCGCGGCCAATGTCCGCGATTATGCGGTGATAGTGGTCGAGGACTGCATCGACAGCATGGATGGCCCTGACTTGCACGCAGCCGGTCTCGACTGCATCAAGACAGCCTTCGGCTTCGTGATGGACACCGACGCGGTGATCGCGCTCGACGGGCTTGTCCCGCGACGGACCAGCGCTGCATGA